The DNA sequence CATCTTTCCCTAGGACCAACTCCCAGCAGTAGAATTTGTGGGCCAAAGGGAATGTACATTTAACATTCTGAGTTGTTCCCAGCTGaagtgtataagaaagccccCTTTCCCTTACTCTCGGCAATACAATTTCCTTCTTAATAGTCGCAAAAGAGTCCTGGATTAAAGCTCAGCACAACAGGCTTTCCAGTTTGGAGGAGAGCCACATTCCCCGGGGCCTGTCCCCAGCCACAGTGTCCTTGTCGTGTGCGGGTACCGCCGCCAGatggcatgagagagagagagagagagtgagagagagagagagagaggcaggccggCCTGGGATCccagggcagggcggggtggggatCCCAGCCCAGCTCCGTTGGCCACCGCGCTGCGACCGGGTGCCGGCGAAGGCAGGGGAGGACTGGGAAGTAGGGACTTGGAGGGGGAACGAAACGGGACGTGGAGCTCAGCGCCCTCGGGAAGAACATACAGGCTGTGTAAGCGGAGGCTGCAACGGTCTCATCAGCGCCGAACCCCGCCGTGCGCCTATGGAGGCGGCGATCCGACGCGGGGGCCGTGTTAGGGGCGAGGTCCGGCTGGGACTGCGCGCCTCCCAGCGCCTCCGGGCTCTGCGGGCCAGCCAGACGCCCGAGCTCAGGCGGCCGCACTGCCTCCCGCGGCCCGGGATCCCCGGACGGCGGCGTCGAgggcggggagagggggtgggaaggctAGAGCGGTCCAGATCCAACCCGGCGCCCCGCGCCCCTCTGAGTGGCCTTGGACCTGAGGCAAGTCATCGGACTTCTCTGCGTCTCGgctcctcttctgtgaaatgggatcaCTGCTGGTACCCACATCAGAGAAGACTGTTGTGAGGCTCAACTGTATTTTTTTGCAACCTCCCTAAAAACGCTATCACCGTTCAACCAACGCCCAACACAACTGGCTTATTAACCTCCCGGAGGCTACAGAGGAATAGAAGAGAAGACCGGTCTCCGTAGAGGCTTACTGTATTCCATTCTCTCCGAGCACCCTCTAGACCTTCATCCCCAAACCAGAAAGAAACGTTAAAAACCATGGTCCTCATCTCGGGGAACCCACGGTGTAACTGAGGAGTCATAAGTGAAACACACGCAGGAAAATCACTTCAAAGGTCTTACCAGGGGTCACAATCACCGGCATCTCCCGAGAGAAGGGGTTCCAGCCCCTCCTGGCCCGTGGGGAGCTCTGACAAAGTCCTGGGTCTACCCAGCTCATCTTGCTCGCTTCCCGAATTCCATTCCCAGTTGAAGGAGGTGGCTGGTGGCCACCCCCATCCATTCCCAGTTGAAGGAGGTGGCTGGTGGCCACCCCCAAGAACAAGGgcatgggagggggaggggagctgtgTTGGCGGTTGCCATGGTTTTGGCTCTGAGTTCTGGAGCCAACCTGCTCACTCCCTGAGACACTCAGGTCACAGAAGCAGTAGGTCAGAAGCTTGAGGGGACAGAAGGAGCATCACTCTGGAGGCCACCAGAGCACCTGTTGAGATGGAGGCCTCAGATGGGCAAGGGGCTGAAGGGGACAAGCCACCAAAGAAGGTGAAATGGGGCTAGGGaggtgagggaaggaagaaaggagggtcCTTGAGGGGCTGGTCTTGGAAAGCAGAGAACATGAaattcagggaagaaaagaagaagaaaaaatggtgATGTATGAGCTAGCAGGAGACCAAAGGAACAAGAGGTTAATTCATTCAAACAGATGTTTATCGAAGACATATATTCAGGGCAAGATGACTGTTGGTTGTGTAGACACAAgtgcttgtatgtgtgtgtgcgtgtatgtgtgtacacCTGCGTTATGGTCTGCGTGCTTGGTTGTGTGGTGTGAGTGGTGTGTTTACGGAGTCGATCTGCCCAAGTCCCCTCGCTCTGGGGCCCAGAGAAGCCCAGGTTTCATACTCATTCTGTttgccttcctccctttccctggtctctgccttcagagtggtctgggtctgggtcttcCTTGCTCCCCCTGAACACAGGCAGGAATTAATCCTCACTTTTCTGAGAGGATTTTGCAAAGTCAGGTGCAAACTCTACTGTGTCAGTCTAATCCTGTGCTCTGACTTCAAGTATTATTTTACAGCTACTTAATTAAGGCAGGCTCTTAATTAATTTTCaggttttctggggttttttgttttttggcccCACATTTCCTATCAGAAAGCTCCTTCTcattaccatcaccatcaccatcacgtGCTTTTCCAAGTACCAACACACCACTCACACCACACAACCAAGCACATTACTGTGGCTTGACGCTAAAGTTTAGAGGCAGGCCTAGGActtaggtgttcagtaaatgttcgCAGAATGAAAGAGTGAATGACTCCCTGCTCATTCCCCCAAGGTGTCCCTTCAATCTCTTGGTGCCTCAAAGTATTCTCGTCTATAACCAGGAATAATGATAGCTCACCTCACAGAATTTGTGTGAGAATAAAATGAGTTCATGTTTATCAAGTGCTTTGCAAAAGTAGCTACAATACTGTGCTCTaaagattataaaagaaatggGTAGGGCATTCTAGGTTTTCTAAGCAGGGATCTTCACAGATGGGTTTCTTTGTTGAGGGCTTCCTTGCCTCCAGGCTGGGCCAGGAAAGAGGTCCTAGGGAAAACGGAGAAGGGCTTTGGCTGGAATTTGGACCACTGGTTGTCTCGCACTGGCCCCCTGAGAAGCACGCATCTAAACCCCCCAGCTGACTGctgccccctgcctcctcctAGGTGACAGATGAACCCTGCTTAGAGAAGAGCTCTGGCACCACCTCCACTGGGGACTCACTTATACGCCATGCCAAGGGCCTGGGCCAGGACACCTTCAAAATAGTGAGTAAGGAACTCTGTCCCTCCTACAGGCTGGGAGACCTGAGTCAGAAATTGGCAGGTCTCAGACCCATACTTACTCAGACCCATACTTTCTGTCCCACTTGTCACGGTCTTGGCAAGGAAGTGGGGTAAGACCTTGACAAGAGCCTCCTTACTTAACCCACTTAACACTTCCTGGCCCATAATGGTTGCTGGTTGCTTGGGGCTGCCCAtctgcctcttcttttcttctatggTCCCTCACATCACCTGTTGCCTCCACAGTGTAAAGAATATCTAAGGCCACTAAAGAAGTTTCTGCGAAAGTTGCACCTGCCCAGTGAccttccccagaagaagaagctaAAGTACATGAAGCAGAGCCTGCTGGTCCTAGGGGACCACATCAACACTTTTCTGCAGCACTACTGCCGAACCTGGGAGATCAAGCACTGGAGGAAGTAGGGCAGCCTCCTTGTCCTTCCCACTATACCCATTCCTGGGCCCCGCCAATTCAAGGACACACCTCAGTCAACTCCCAGAGTACTTCATCTTTATGTGAAAGAGTGAGGATCCTGGAGCAAGCTTGGTGAAGAAGGGGTGGAGAGAAGAGGGTCCTCTAGTTATTCAGGGCAGAGCTGATTCACACAGCTTGCCCACACAGTGGACAAAGAACTCTCTTGACCCTGTGATTGAACAACTGCTGTGTGGTGTGGGTGTCCAGCACCAGGATGGGGAGTTCAAGGTTTAGCAAATCTTCAGCTCTCCACGTCCCCGACCAAACCCAAGGAGGCAGCACATGGTCCGTTTCTCCCTGGGTGGATCCTGGACACAAGACAGACGCTGAAGGGAGAGGGCCTGTGCTCTGCCTCCCTcagccttggtttctcccccGCAGGATGCTCTGGCGATTTGTTTCTCTATTCTCAGAATTGGAGGCGAAACAACTTCGCAGGCTCTACAAGTACACCAAGAGCAACCAGACAGCGAAGTTCCTGGTGAGGCGCTCAGGAAAGCTCCTCCCGGGCCCAGCTGAGGGTTGGCTGGTGTGTTCTTGGATTTTGGGGGGGAGGCCTGGGGCTGAGGGGGCCCTTTCATACTGCCAGCAACCCTTGACTTGTTTCCACCCTCACTGCCTCAGGAAGACCCCCACAGGGGGCAAAGGGGCTGAAGAGGGCAGAGGCTTGGCTTCAATTTCTTGGTAGCTCTCCACACCCACACTCTGAGGTGGACAGGTGCAGGGACATTCCTGAGGAGCTTTGGGTGGGGATGGTGGAGGCCAGACAGAGAGGCTCAGCCAGCTTGGGGAAGGCTCAAATCACTATTGACAGAAGCTGGCCTGGCTTTGCTCAGAAACAGTGACTCTCAAACatttttgactcaagtcatgttCACCCTCTTAAAAACCTAGTGAGAAGCCCAAAAATCATTTATGTAGGTTATAGCTATTGATATTTGccctattagaaattaaaactaaagaaaaaacttcaaaatatgtACTCACTaatccattttaaaagaaaaacaaggaccCTCTTACATTTTGACATAAATAGTTTTTACAAGAAATatctatattttccaaaacaaaacaaaaatgtagtaAGAAGAGTAGCATTGTCTGACGTTTTCGCCAATCTCTTTAGTGTCTGACTTAACAGAAAACAGATGCTTTTGCAGTCTCTTGTGATATGTGATTTGGTTGCAGTACATGAAGAAAACTcagcctgggatgcctgggtggctcagtcagttgagcatctgccctcagttcaggttatgatcccagggtcctgggatctagccccgcatctggctcactgctcagtggggagcctgctttgccctccgcctgcttctccctttattgtgtgctctctctctctctgaaaaatcttaaaaaagaagaagaaggagaaagagaaggagaagaaaaaagcccAGCCTGTACCAACATAGAGTTAGAGAAGAGAGTATTTTACTAACATTTTTAGATAGTTgtggatattcttctttgatacCACACCAAAATCCAACAAGTGGCAGCTACTTAGTAGCAATATGGAATCTGAAACCtatcaataaatgttttaaaatataaatatatatccttttaggtttacagaaaatttgggtagaaagtacagagatttccagTATGCTAACCCCTCCTGCTTCCCTCGCTATTAGCGCCTTGCATTAGAGGGGTATGTTTATTACCATCATTGGGCCAGTATTGACACATTATTTAGGACACACTATTAACTAAATAatgtccatagtttacattagggccCACTCTTTGTGTTGTGCATctatagattctttttttctgaagattttatttatttacttatttaattttatttaatatcaattattttatttatttatttattttatttatttatctctctatttgagagagagagagatacagagatagagagcataagcagggagcagagggagaagctctccttcaagcagggagcctaacgcagggctccatcccaggatcctgggatca is a window from the Neovison vison isolate M4711 chromosome 5, ASM_NN_V1, whole genome shotgun sequence genome containing:
- the C5H17orf64 gene encoding uncharacterized protein C17orf64 homolog codes for the protein MEASDGQGAEGDKPPKKVTDEPCLEKSSGTTSTGDSLIRHAKGLGQDTFKICKEYLRPLKKFLRKLHLPSDLPQKKKLKYMKQSLLVLGDHINTFLQHYCRTWEIKHWRKMLWRFVSLFSELEAKQLRRLYKYTKSNQTAKFLVAFCPLDAPESSLLADQEDSLPKLCSAWGLHSNISGMKERLSKMQAPGPEASLLGEPTSGAQGGAGSLRKLPQKTKLRRKRIEEAPETPETCA